The Desulfuromonas versatilis genome has a segment encoding these proteins:
- a CDS encoding lytic transglycosylase domain-containing protein, which translates to MTECRKHHLPRLFSPLFLAALLVLPALGHADIYKYVDEKGVVHFTNIPTGTQYAFYMKESVVSEAPTSNNGSLSDLISHYADMFGLEAALVQAVIKVESNYNPNVVSTKGAQGLMQLIPETAQDMQVRNPFNPEENIRGGSRYLRLMLDQFNGNLDLALAAYNAGPGSVQRYGGIPPFDETRNYIQRVKKHLDRYRQGKDPIL; encoded by the coding sequence ATGACCGAATGCCGTAAACACCACCTGCCGAGACTTTTTTCGCCGCTTTTCTTGGCGGCGCTCCTGGTTCTGCCGGCCCTTGGGCACGCTGATATCTACAAGTACGTCGACGAAAAGGGCGTCGTCCACTTCACCAACATCCCTACCGGAACCCAGTACGCCTTTTACATGAAGGAGTCGGTGGTCAGCGAGGCTCCCACCAGCAATAACGGGTCGCTCTCCGACCTGATCAGTCATTACGCCGACATGTTCGGCCTGGAGGCGGCACTGGTGCAGGCCGTCATCAAGGTCGAGAGCAATTATAACCCCAATGTGGTTTCCACCAAAGGGGCCCAGGGGCTGATGCAGCTGATCCCGGAAACCGCCCAGGACATGCAGGTGCGCAACCCCTTTAATCCCGAGGAAAACATCCGCGGCGGCAGCCGCTACCTGCGGCTGATGCTGGATCAGTTCAACGGCAATCTCGACCTGGCCCTGGCCGCCTACAATGCCGGGCCCGGCTCGGTCCAACGCTACGGCGGCATCCCCCCCTTCGACGAAACCCGCAACTACATCCAGCGGGTAAAGAAGCACCTCGACCGCTACCGGCAGGGCAAGGACCCGATCCTATGA
- the pgsA gene encoding CDP-diacylglycerol--glycerol-3-phosphate 3-phosphatidyltransferase: MNLRSGRLNLPNMLTLGRVAAIPVLVILMLFDSREAGFWAAVVFGLASLTDWLDGYLARKWEIVTVLGKFLDPLADKLLVMAALIMLIPMGRVPAWAVFLILAREITITGLRSIASSEGIVIAASDLGKFKTIFQMTAIPGLLLHYDYYWLFGLRWELFHVNMHNFGIFFFWVAFVMTMWSGGDYLVKFFRVISR, translated from the coding sequence ATGAACCTGCGCTCCGGGCGCCTGAATCTACCCAACATGCTGACCCTGGGGCGGGTCGCGGCGATCCCCGTGCTGGTCATCCTCATGCTCTTCGATAGCCGCGAGGCCGGCTTCTGGGCGGCCGTGGTGTTCGGGCTGGCCTCGCTCACCGACTGGCTCGACGGCTACCTGGCGCGCAAGTGGGAAATCGTCACCGTTCTCGGCAAATTCCTCGACCCCCTGGCCGACAAGCTGCTGGTCATGGCGGCGCTGATCATGCTGATCCCCATGGGCCGGGTGCCTGCCTGGGCGGTCTTTCTCATCCTGGCCCGGGAAATCACCATCACCGGGCTGCGCTCCATCGCCTCCAGCGAGGGGATCGTCATTGCCGCCAGCGACCTGGGCAAGTTCAAAACCATCTTCCAGATGACCGCCATCCCCGGTTTGCTGCTGCATTACGACTATTACTGGCTGTTCGGTCTGCGCTGGGAACTCTTCCATGTCAACATGCACAATTTCGGGATTTTCTTCTTCTGGGTCGCCTTCGTCATGACCATG